The Bacillota bacterium DNA segment ACTGCGGAGGCGAGGATTTGAGTTCAAGAGGGTAGACCGGAAGTCTCTCTTTGCCATTAAGCCTGAATGGGAGAGCGAACTACGGAATGCCAGCGGGCGTGGACGGGCAGCCAACATCTCGCCTGATATGAAAGATGCTAGGTTGTCTATCCTCCACGCAATGTGTGAACGTATGCAGGATGAACTCCCCAATATCTACTTCGAGCATAGTGGCGAATCGAAAGATCGGCTGCTCCTACAGTGGAGGGGAAATGACTACTTCAACTTCTACTTCTCCAATAGAGTGCGCGATGGCTTTCGCTTCGCATTTGTAGTGGATCTAGACCAGAAGCGTTCAGAACGACGCGCGGACTTCTATGCGACTTTACAGGGCATATCTGGGGAAATAGCCCGGACGCTGAAATGCCCAGTCGAGGGGCGCATCGCAGATGAAAGGCTCGTGCAAGAAGGGCTGAAAAGTTGGGTCAAG contains these protein-coding regions:
- a CDS encoding DUF91 domain-containing protein, whose protein sequence is MHESELHQVLGAHPELIEPGLRFLEYEAPVGEGLRCDLLCEDPSRKKVYVEVKWIAGKRAVIQVEQYEAVSKAHETSRFVLAALEAKPGIPDLLRRRGFEFKRVDRKSLFAIKPEWESELRNASGRGRAANISPDMKDARLSILHAMCERMQDELPNIYFEHSGESKDRLLLQWRGNDYFNFYFSNRVRDGFRFAFVVDLDQKRSERRADFYATLQGISGEIARTLKCPVEGRIADERLVQEGLKSWVK